A genome region from Proteus vulgaris includes the following:
- a CDS encoding phage tail tape measure protein, with amino-acid sequence MSTLDFTLSMIDKVTQPLKAVQAGVTQFAETSQEAFKNIAVGGAGLAGSVFALKNVLDPALAIQDALDMAKVTGVDDGAMKKITNDALTFSAQYGKSAVQFVESSLSIRKAISGISDNELPQLTKISNITASALKTTAEESNAYMGKMFSQFQGYADSVGKVTFAEALAGKAVIMSQTFGTSMAEITDLMEGARSAGTQFGVGIDEQLAVLGELQRSLGTESSGAYESFLSGATDGAKKLGLSFVNASGQMLTMPEMLEKLQGKYGKSIAGNLKAQKEIEDAFGDSAIVVKSLFNNVDVLRKNITALGGDDGMKRATEMASMLANPWERLLSIWESIRIAVGMTLLPVIVPLINKIADMGQMLVRWLTLFPNIARAIGYVVTGFIAFTAMGAMANIVLGIGRLLWVGILPLWKTGGVLLSLMKGKYDLVTKATGFFSSSLAKLTGFLNTTKIASFATALGFTSITWPVLLLIGLFALIAIAVVKFWQPIKAFFKGFVQGFLEAFDSMSPVGSMFEDIGKALGVVWEAVKTVFNWFTDLLTPIEFSEKTLNKTTIAGQAFGKSVAKAIALLTFPLRMTIKAVMMVATAFTNSAKWIVKEWDGVKTNIIKGWDATVQFLERINPVSVFASFWASITRITNLMYAGIAKGWDAVCQWFFSLSPVQAFIAIYNTVSQLFADLWNGVAGGWDALCGWFENFSISDTFNGISDSIKSVFDGLWNWLSDSFNSVFNAVASKLNYLPGVSIDLKETETAVVNSALSSVPVQPDFNAINQNQPNRRFDYQPSLLTGGDLKGINKGGLNKEINNNQTNVDNRRQYGNITINNGNVMSPADLEEWSALN; translated from the coding sequence ATGAGTACATTAGATTTTACACTCAGCATGATTGATAAAGTCACTCAGCCCTTGAAGGCAGTGCAAGCAGGCGTGACTCAATTCGCTGAAACCTCACAAGAAGCATTTAAAAATATCGCGGTCGGTGGGGCTGGCTTGGCTGGCTCTGTCTTTGCGTTGAAAAACGTTTTAGACCCCGCGTTAGCTATTCAAGACGCACTCGACATGGCAAAAGTCACGGGTGTAGACGATGGCGCGATGAAAAAAATTACCAATGATGCGCTGACCTTTAGCGCACAATACGGTAAATCCGCCGTGCAATTCGTTGAATCTTCTCTTTCTATCAGAAAGGCCATTAGTGGTATTTCTGATAATGAACTCCCGCAACTAACCAAAATCAGCAACATTACGGCATCAGCACTAAAAACCACTGCCGAAGAATCCAATGCCTATATGGGGAAAATGTTTTCCCAATTTCAAGGCTATGCTGATAGCGTGGGCAAAGTGACGTTCGCGGAAGCGCTGGCAGGCAAGGCCGTTATTATGTCGCAAACGTTCGGCACTTCTATGGCTGAAATCACTGATTTGATGGAAGGGGCTCGCTCTGCGGGTACACAATTTGGGGTTGGTATTGATGAACAGTTAGCGGTATTAGGGGAACTACAACGCTCATTAGGCACGGAATCCAGTGGCGCATATGAGTCGTTTCTGTCAGGAGCAACGGACGGGGCGAAAAAACTCGGTCTATCGTTTGTTAATGCGTCAGGGCAAATGCTGACGATGCCCGAAATGCTGGAGAAACTGCAAGGCAAATACGGCAAATCGATTGCGGGCAATTTAAAGGCACAAAAAGAAATAGAGGACGCTTTTGGCGATTCCGCTATTGTCGTTAAATCGCTGTTTAATAACGTCGATGTGTTGCGAAAAAATATCACGGCATTAGGCGGTGACGACGGGATGAAACGTGCCACAGAAATGGCGAGTATGTTAGCCAATCCGTGGGAACGGTTATTGTCGATTTGGGAGTCTATCCGCATTGCGGTCGGCATGACATTATTGCCTGTGATTGTGCCCTTGATTAATAAAATTGCCGATATGGGGCAAATGCTCGTGCGTTGGTTAACATTATTTCCAAATATTGCCCGCGCGATTGGTTATGTGGTGACGGGGTTTATTGCCTTCACTGCAATGGGTGCCATGGCGAATATCGTGTTGGGTATCGGTCGATTGCTGTGGGTGGGTATTCTGCCTTTGTGGAAAACGGGGGGCGTGTTGCTCTCACTGATGAAAGGCAAATACGATTTAGTGACGAAAGCCACAGGCTTTTTTAGCAGTTCTCTCGCTAAACTGACGGGATTTTTAAATACCACAAAAATTGCCTCTTTTGCCACAGCATTAGGATTTACCTCTATCACATGGCCAGTTTTATTGTTAATCGGCTTGTTTGCCCTGATTGCGATCGCAGTTGTGAAATTTTGGCAACCTATCAAGGCGTTTTTTAAAGGTTTTGTGCAAGGTTTTTTAGAGGCCTTTGACTCTATGTCGCCCGTTGGTTCCATGTTTGAGGACATCGGTAAAGCGTTGGGTGTCGTGTGGGAAGCGGTCAAAACGGTTTTTAATTGGTTTACGGATTTACTTACCCCTATTGAGTTTTCAGAAAAGACACTGAATAAAACCACGATTGCGGGGCAGGCGTTTGGTAAGAGTGTGGCGAAAGCCATTGCGTTACTGACATTCCCATTAAGAATGACCATTAAAGCGGTAATGATGGTTGCCACTGCATTTACGAATAGCGCGAAATGGATAGTGAAGGAATGGGATGGCGTAAAAACCAATATTATTAAGGGCTGGGATGCTACCGTTCAATTTTTAGAACGCATCAATCCCGTTAGCGTATTTGCCAGTTTTTGGGCATCCATTACCCGCATAACAAATTTGATGTATGCAGGCATTGCCAAAGGTTGGGATGCCGTGTGCCAATGGTTTTTCTCATTGTCACCTGTGCAAGCCTTTATTGCGATTTATAACACGGTATCACAACTGTTTGCCGATTTATGGAATGGGGTCGCAGGCGGTTGGGATGCCTTGTGCGGTTGGTTTGAAAACTTCTCTATCAGTGACACATTTAATGGTATTTCAGATTCCATTAAGAGCGTATTTGATGGGCTTTGGAATTGGTTAAGTGACAGTTTTAACAGCGTGTTTAATGCGGTGGCCAGCAAATTAAATTATCTCCCTGGCGTGAGCATTGATTTAAAAGAAACTGAAACCGCCGTCGTCAATTCGGCGTTGTCCAGTGTGCCG
- a CDS encoding DUF6890 family protein has translation MALRRHYLPHEQDDIDSFACAIWLDNHFTENHRIAVANGIALAFKGE, from the coding sequence ATGGCGTTACGACGGCACTATCTCCCTCATGAACAGGATGATATCGACAGCTTCGCATGCGCAATTTGGCTAGATAACCACTTCACAGAAAATCACCGCATTGCGGTCGCAAATGGCATTGCATTAGCTTTCAAGGGTGAATGA
- a CDS encoding putative phage tail assembly chaperone, translated as MSTKKNTITLVVMGKELVFEPNMTAYNGWLNEISATDKVAPTVTYLRRIITPESKEALTEVLNIPGSAMQLLEKVNSEYAPKLDIELKN; from the coding sequence ATGAGTACCAAGAAAAATACAATTACCTTAGTCGTGATGGGTAAAGAACTGGTTTTTGAGCCGAATATGACGGCGTATAACGGCTGGTTAAATGAAATTTCAGCAACGGATAAAGTCGCGCCCACTGTCACTTATTTACGCCGAATTATTACCCCTGAAAGCAAAGAAGCCTTAACAGAGGTTTTGAATATCCCAGGTTCGGCGATGCAATTACTGGAAAAGGTGAATTCAGAATACGCACCTAAATTGGATATTGAACTAAAAAACTAA
- a CDS encoding M15 family metallopeptidase, with product MTLGEKQRKFTRMIADLILFAYDNGYELTFSEAYRTEEQAKLNAKSGTGIKNSLHTQRLAVDFNLFKEGVYLTKTTDHQPLGEYWESIGGTWGGRFNDGNHYSLEHNGVK from the coding sequence ATGACACTCGGCGAAAAACAACGCAAGTTTACGCGCATGATTGCAGACTTGATCCTCTTTGCTTATGACAACGGTTATGAACTGACATTTTCAGAAGCGTATCGCACAGAAGAACAAGCAAAGTTAAACGCTAAATCAGGCACTGGTATTAAAAACAGCTTACACACTCAGCGATTGGCCGTGGATTTTAACCTGTTTAAAGAGGGTGTTTATCTCACCAAGACAACTGACCATCAGCCACTTGGCGAATATTGGGAATCCATTGGCGGTACGTGGGGCGGTCGTTTCAATGACGGTAATCACTACTCGTTAGAGCACAACGGCGTGAAATAA
- a CDS encoding phage holin family protein, which produces MEEHNKTLISLIILGALIAIGKMMSGSEPITLRLFIGRVILGSAVSLMAGGLLIWIPGLSPLAITGLGSALGIAGFQLVELWLKKRGSDLLTGKLKK; this is translated from the coding sequence ATGGAAGAACATAACAAAACACTGATTTCTTTGATTATCTTGGGCGCTTTAATTGCGATTGGCAAAATGATGTCAGGCAGTGAACCCATTACGTTACGCCTCTTTATTGGTCGTGTCATTTTGGGTTCGGCAGTGTCATTAATGGCAGGGGGATTGTTGATTTGGATCCCTGGTCTTTCGCCACTGGCGATTACGGGGCTAGGTTCAGCGTTAGGTATTGCAGGCTTTCAGTTAGTGGAATTATGGCTGAAAAAACGAGGCAGTGACTTACTGACAGGGAAGTTGAAAAAATGA
- a CDS encoding phage protein has translation MSGKRISGQSIDFNMDGDLVHADKVGLTVTDNTAVAQTKGVPDGFINGDVSAEGEIELATKYLSIFTAKARQAGSWRAIPTVDLMWYAKAGTEEFKVEAFGCKLNFTDILDAESKGGAVLMHKIKYIVTSPDFVRINGIPYLESELTDKL, from the coding sequence TGGCGATTTAGTCCATGCTGACAAAGTGGGTTTAACTGTTACAGATAACACTGCCGTAGCTCAAACGAAAGGGGTGCCTGATGGGTTTATTAATGGCGATGTTTCTGCTGAAGGCGAAATCGAATTAGCGACAAAATATTTATCCATTTTCACTGCCAAAGCACGTCAAGCAGGTTCATGGCGTGCAATTCCAACAGTTGACCTTATGTGGTACGCGAAAGCAGGTACGGAAGAATTTAAGGTTGAGGCGTTTGGTTGCAAATTAAATTTCACTGATATTTTGGATGCAGAATCAAAAGGCGGTGCTGTTCTGATGCATAAAATTAAATATATTGTCACTTCCCCCGATTTTGTGCGTATTAACGGCATTCCTTATTTAGAGTCTGAATTGACAGATAAATTGTAA